Proteins from one Rhinolophus ferrumequinum isolate MPI-CBG mRhiFer1 chromosome 15 unlocalized genomic scaffold, mRhiFer1_v1.p scaffold_54_arrow_ctg1_1, whole genome shotgun sequence genomic window:
- the CHP2 gene encoding calcineurin B homologous protein 2 yields the protein MGSHSSAVARIPDADDIRRETGFSQASLLRLYHRFRSLDRNKKGYLSRADLQQIGALAVNPLGDRIIDSFFPDGSLQVDFPGFVRVLAHFRPINEEDTRTRDPKEPEPLNSRMNKLRFAFQLYDQDRDGKISQQEMLQVLRLMVGVQVTEEQLESIADRTVQEADEDGDGAVSFLEFTKSLEKMNIEQKMSIRILK from the exons ATGGGCTCCCACAGCTCAGCAGTCGCGCGGATCCCGGACGCGGATGACATTCGTCGGGAGACCGGCT TCTCGCAGGCCAGTCTGCTCCGCCTCTACCACCGGTTTCGGTCTCTGGACAGGAACAAGAAGGGCTACCTGAG CCGTGCTGACCTGCAGCAGATCGGGGCGCTGGCCGTGAACCCCCTGGGGGACCGCATTATAGACAGCTTCTTCCCGGATGG gagcctGCAGGTGGATTTCCCAGGCTTTGTCCGAGTCCTGGCTCATTTCCGACCTATAAATGAAGAGGATACCAGAACCCGGGACCCCAAGGAACCGGAACCCCTCAACAGCAGAATGAACAAACTCCGCT TTGCATTTCAGCTCTACGACCAGGACCGAGATGGGAAGATCTCCCAGCAGGAGATGCTACAG GTCCTCCGGCTGATGGTTGGGGTACAGGTGACGGAAGAGCAGCTGGAGAGTATTGCCGACCGCACGGTGCAGGAGGCTGATGAAGACGGGGATGGGGCTGTGTCCTTCCTGGAGTTCACCAAG TCCTTGGAGAAGATGAACATCGAGCAGAAAATGAGCATCCGGATCCTGAAGTGA